The DNA segment AAAACCTTGAATTAAATGCAACTATGATGGTACTTACAGACATGAGTATGGCTCCTGCTGCAGGTGTTAAGAGAATTCCATAGCCGTAAAGAATTCCAGCTGCAATTGGGATTGCAAAAATGTTGTACCCTGTTCCCCATACCAAATTCTGCACCATCTTGCTGTAGGTGGACCTTGCAAGTTTTACAGTGTAAACAACATCAAGTGGGTTGCTTCGAACGAGAACAACATCAGCTGATTCAATTGCAACATCCGTACCTGCACCAATTGCGATACCCACATCGGCCTGTGCAAGTGCAGGGGCATCGTTGATACCATCACCTGTCATTGCAACAACTGCACCTTCAGATTGAATTTCCCGGATTTTCTCTGCCTTCTCCTGGGGCAGTACTTCTGCATAATAGTTATCAAGCCCAATTTCCTTTGAAACCCACTCTGCAACCTCTTTTTTATCCCCTGTAATCATTATACAACGAATTCCCATGTCTTTGAGCTTTTTTACCGCTTTTCTTGATTCTTCCCTGATAACATCTGCAAGTGCAACTGCACCCATAATTTCTCCTTCAACAACCACAAACACAATGGTTTTACCCTGTGATGAGAGTTCATTTACCTTCTCATTTGGAACATCAATCTTGCGTTGGGTTAAAAATCCCGGGCTCACCACTTCAACGAGTTTTCCATTGATCCTGCCTTTAACACCTTTTCCAGGGATGGATCTGAAATCATGAACTTCACGGGTTTCCACTGCAGATTTTGCAAATCCCCTGGCAATTGGATGCTCAGAGTATGATTCCAGGGAGGCAGAATAGTTTAAGATATCCTCTTCACCATACTCCGGACTTAAGGCAACAACATCGGTTATACCGAACCTTCCCTCGGTAAGTGTACCTGTTTTGTCGAAGACAACTGCATCAACACCCCTGGACATTTCAAATGAGGCACGATTTCTTATTAAAAGACCATTTTTGGCAGATAATGCTGTTGAAACTGAAACTACCAGAGGTACTGCCAATCCCAGCGCATGGGGGCATGTGATAACCATTACAGTTACAGCCCTCTCAAGTGCAAATTCAAAACCAAAATTCGTGGCCAGTAACCATATTAAAAGGGTTAAAAATCCTCCAGTAAGAGCCAGTACAGTGAGTGCTGTTGCAAAACGATCTGCAAGGTTCTGAGTCTTTGATTTGCTGGCCTGTGCTTCTTCTACAAGATTTATAACCTGGGATAAGAATGAATCCTTTCCTGTTTTTCTGATTTCCACTGTGACGGATCCCTCTCCATTGATTGATCCACCTATGACCTCAGCACCAGTTTCCTTAAAAACAGGTTCTGATTCGCCTGTAAGCATTGATTCGTCAATGGAAGTCTTTCCCTCAATAACTTCCCCATCTGCAGGGATCTTTTCACCGGGTTTGATTATCACCCTGTCTCCCAAGGTCAGATCATCCAAGGGAACATCCATCGTGCTTCCATCAGGCATTAACATGTGTGCATGTGATGGCATGAGTTTTACAAGTTCTTCAAGTGATCTTGAAGCACCCATCACTGATCTCATCTCAATCCAGTGCCCCACAAGCATGATGTCAATCAACGTTGCAAGTTCCCAGAAAAAGACCTCACCTGCAAGCCCAAAAGTAACTGCACTGCTGTATAAATAAGCACTTGTAAGGGCAACAGAAATTAGAGTATCCATTCCAGGAGTTTTGATCTGACTGAAAAATCCTTTAAAAAATGGGTAACCACCGTAAAAATAAACAATTGATGATAAAACAAAAAGAAGGTACATATCCCCTGCAAATCTGATGGATTCACCTAAACCCAATAATTCCTGAATTGTAGGTGATAAAATAAGGATAGGTATGGTTAGGATCAAGGATATCCAGAA comes from the Methanobacterium aggregans genome and includes:
- a CDS encoding heavy metal translocating P-type ATPase yields the protein MNHDHEAHEKGKCVVCGKELTEKHRMEGEHVHSSMIEDLKKRFWISLILTIPILILSPTIQELLGLGESIRFAGDMYLLFVLSSIVYFYGGYPFFKGFFSQIKTPGMDTLISVALTSAYLYSSAVTFGLAGEVFFWELATLIDIMLVGHWIEMRSVMGASRSLEELVKLMPSHAHMLMPDGSTMDVPLDDLTLGDRVIIKPGEKIPADGEVIEGKTSIDESMLTGESEPVFKETGAEVIGGSINGEGSVTVEIRKTGKDSFLSQVINLVEEAQASKSKTQNLADRFATALTVLALTGGFLTLLIWLLATNFGFEFALERAVTVMVITCPHALGLAVPLVVSVSTALSAKNGLLIRNRASFEMSRGVDAVVFDKTGTLTEGRFGITDVVALSPEYGEEDILNYSASLESYSEHPIARGFAKSAVETREVHDFRSIPGKGVKGRINGKLVEVVSPGFLTQRKIDVPNEKVNELSSQGKTIVFVVVEGEIMGAVALADVIREESRKAVKKLKDMGIRCIMITGDKKEVAEWVSKEIGLDNYYAEVLPQEKAEKIREIQSEGAVVAMTGDGINDAPALAQADVGIAIGAGTDVAIESADVVLVRSNPLDVVYTVKLARSTYSKMVQNLVWGTGYNIFAIPIAAGILYGYGILLTPAAGAILMSVSTIIVAFNSRFLRIKND